One window from the genome of Anaerococcus sp. Marseille-Q7828 encodes:
- a CDS encoding sugar-binding domain-containing protein, which yields MSEKRYINFINSDSKQDFNKNWKFYLGDQPGANLPNFDDSDFTNINLPHDYSIDQDFSPYFEAESAYKPGGVGNYRKSFVIDDINLEEKQVFIYFDGVYQNSTTYINGEKLGFNPYGYNPFAYDLSPYLKKDEENLLAIRCDHQVPSSRWYSGSGIYRSVDILVKNRLNLGIYGPKIDYEIADKLGKINVKSEVCNNYKDPKTFKLKHSLYFKNKLIKDITNEEITIDANSKEDIDLNFQVENISLWDLDKPNLYQLRSEILLEDESIDEYVTDIGFRVLEKNPQTGISLNGKNIKIKGVCLHHDNGALGACDYRSALEYKVDILKDMGANTIRLSHNPASRTLINVCNKKGMLVVSEIFDGWILDKNNNYNDFSTYFEKEIGQSQLLGANPSMTFAEFSLKEVLKRDYNSPAIFMISIGNEIMEGTDWSSLSRYPDVCDKLIKWAREVDPKRWLTIGDNIIRYDYVDELIEVDDKVNKAYGMIGLNYTEGGRYDKIHKDYPDWVLWASETASNINSRSVYDRFELDYLPKDRKLSSYDTSKVAWGSHASDAWYDIITRDYVAGEAVWTGFDYLGEPTPFNGVDRGPVDNWPSPRSSYFGILDLAGFPKDAYYLYRSLWNDKDITCHLLPSWNKDEVIVNDGKVKVICYTNASAVELVHKDQNGKIKSYGKEYFVSQITKAGHKYKINNARKRGFSLYAQWEISFEEGSIQAIAYDEKGRVITQTIGRSTISTSGKPFKIMARANKDTICKDSYDLAYVTIDIVDENDNLITNAENLINVEVSENGILLGLDNGFQEDMGSFKVCQKKAYAGKLLAIIGGRAGLDPIEVKITSPGLEEASLKIDLKENPNTFNIREEVYQDPKTPAFIGEKGLSILNYSTTTLPNIYPKLPQKLELVDKKGKLSGNYIDISWDDIDSDDLKEEGQILVKGYGNVGDERLEVSAFVRVEGEKQIINADIANLALIKEVDDKQITLGFATQQVFGKLVISKVKNPDIKIYVSESKAYDKGNLINYQMTKNKGEYTYEFDPVKATYITIVFEDKACNLENLCLYKVKKLTRIYNSTEFESLEVNNYKLSDDELKASEYICDGKIEVVSINPKENAAITTIRRKKKWIILLQAEDSSKIRKFTIKRD from the coding sequence ATGAGTGAAAAAAGATATATTAATTTTATAAATTCAGATAGCAAACAAGATTTTAATAAAAATTGGAAGTTTTACCTAGGTGACCAACCTGGTGCGAATTTGCCAAACTTTGATGATAGTGATTTTACAAATATCAACCTTCCCCACGATTACTCTATAGACCAAGACTTTAGCCCATATTTTGAGGCAGAATCTGCCTATAAGCCCGGAGGAGTTGGCAATTATAGGAAAAGTTTCGTCATAGATGATATCAATCTTGAAGAAAAGCAAGTTTTTATCTACTTTGACGGTGTTTATCAAAACTCCACAACTTATATAAATGGGGAAAAATTGGGCTTTAATCCCTACGGCTACAATCCCTTTGCCTATGATCTTAGCCCATATTTGAAAAAGGATGAAGAAAATCTCCTAGCCATAAGATGTGACCACCAAGTCCCATCTTCCCGCTGGTATTCTGGCTCTGGCATCTACAGGTCTGTCGATATTTTGGTAAAAAACAGGCTAAACTTAGGTATTTATGGACCAAAGATTGACTATGAAATAGCGGACAAACTTGGCAAAATAAATGTAAAATCTGAAGTTTGCAACAATTACAAAGATCCAAAAACATTTAAACTTAAACATTCCTTATACTTTAAAAATAAGTTAATTAAAGATATTACAAACGAAGAAATCACCATAGATGCTAATTCTAAAGAAGATATAGATTTAAATTTCCAAGTAGAAAATATTTCTTTGTGGGATTTGGATAAGCCAAATTTATACCAACTTAGATCAGAAATTTTACTAGAGGATGAATCTATTGATGAATATGTGACTGATATTGGCTTTAGGGTTTTAGAAAAAAATCCACAAACAGGCATATCCTTAAATGGCAAAAATATAAAAATTAAGGGTGTTTGCCTCCACCACGACAACGGTGCCCTTGGGGCTTGTGATTATAGGTCAGCCCTAGAGTACAAGGTCGATATCTTAAAGGATATGGGCGCCAACACCATCAGACTTTCCCACAATCCAGCAAGCAGGACTCTGATTAATGTTTGCAACAAAAAGGGCATGCTTGTGGTAAGCGAGATATTTGACGGTTGGATTTTGGACAAAAACAACAATTACAATGATTTTTCAACCTATTTTGAAAAAGAAATCGGCCAAAGCCAGCTTTTAGGGGCTAATCCTTCTATGACTTTCGCAGAATTTTCCCTAAAGGAAGTCCTCAAAAGAGACTACAATTCCCCAGCTATCTTTATGATATCAATAGGCAACGAAATAATGGAGGGAACTGATTGGTCAAGTTTATCCAGATATCCAGATGTTTGCGATAAGCTCATAAAATGGGCCAGAGAGGTTGATCCCAAGAGATGGCTCACCATTGGAGATAATATCATAAGATATGACTATGTCGACGAACTAATCGAAGTCGATGATAAGGTTAATAAAGCTTATGGCATGATTGGCCTTAATTATACAGAAGGCGGACGCTATGATAAAATCCACAAAGATTACCCAGATTGGGTACTTTGGGCAAGTGAAACAGCTTCAAATATCAATTCCAGGTCTGTCTATGACAGGTTTGAATTAGATTATCTACCTAAGGATAGAAAGCTATCTTCATATGACACATCAAAAGTTGCCTGGGGTAGCCATGCATCTGATGCTTGGTATGATATCATAACTCGTGACTATGTTGCTGGAGAAGCTGTGTGGACAGGCTTTGACTATCTTGGAGAACCTACTCCCTTTAACGGTGTAGACAGAGGCCCAGTTGATAATTGGCCAAGCCCAAGATCTTCCTACTTTGGCATCCTGGATTTAGCAGGGTTTCCAAAAGATGCCTACTATCTTTATAGGAGCTTGTGGAATGATAAGGATATCACCTGCCATCTTTTGCCAAGTTGGAATAAAGATGAAGTCATAGTAAATGATGGCAAAGTAAAGGTCATCTGCTATACAAATGCTAGTGCAGTTGAACTAGTCCATAAAGATCAAAATGGCAAGATCAAATCTTATGGCAAAGAATACTTTGTAAGTCAAATTACAAAGGCAGGCCATAAATATAAAATCAATAATGCTAGAAAACGCGGCTTTTCTCTATACGCCCAATGGGAGATCTCCTTTGAAGAAGGAAGCATCCAAGCAATAGCCTATGATGAAAAAGGCCGAGTAATAACCCAAACTATTGGTAGAAGCACTATAAGCACAAGTGGTAAGCCTTTTAAAATCATGGCAAGGGCAAATAAAGATACCATATGTAAAGACTCTTATGACCTAGCTTATGTCACAATAGATATAGTTGATGAAAATGATAATCTCATTACAAATGCGGAGAATTTGATCAATGTAGAAGTTTCAGAAAATGGAATTCTTCTAGGCCTTGACAATGGCTTTCAAGAAGATATGGGTTCTTTTAAAGTATGTCAGAAAAAAGCCTATGCTGGCAAACTTCTTGCAATTATTGGTGGAAGGGCTGGACTTGACCCAATAGAAGTAAAAATTACAAGCCCTGGTTTAGAAGAAGCAAGCCTTAAAATTGACCTTAAAGAAAATCCAAACACTTTTAATATCAGAGAAGAAGTATATCAGGATCCGAAGACTCCAGCTTTCATAGGAGAAAAGGGCTTAAGCATTTTAAATTATTCCACAACAACTTTGCCAAATATATATCCAAAGCTTCCACAAAAGTTGGAATTAGTAGATAAAAAGGGCAAGCTTAGTGGAAATTATATAGATATTTCTTGGGATGACATAGATAGTGACGACCTTAAAGAAGAAGGCCAAATCTTAGTCAAAGGCTATGGGAATGTTGGAGATGAAAGGCTAGAAGTAAGTGCCTTTGTAAGAGTTGAAGGTGAAAAGCAGATAATAAATGCTGATATAGCAAATCTTGCCTTGATCAAAGAAGTAGATGATAAACAAATCACCCTAGGCTTTGCCACCCAGCAAGTTTTTGGTAAACTAGTCATTAGTAAGGTAAAAAATCCTGACATAAAAATTTATGTATCAGAATCGAAGGCTTACGATAAGGGAAATCTAATTAATTACCAAATGACTAAAAACAAGGGCGAGTACACTTATGAATTTGACCCTGTTAAGGCCACTTATATAACAATTGTCTTTGAAGATAAGGCTTGTAATCTAGAAAATCTATGTCTTTACAAGGTAAAAAAACTTACAAGAATTTATAATTCAACAGAATTTGAGTCCTTGGAAGTAAATAATTATAAGCTTTCAGATGATGAACTTAAGGCTAGCGAATACATCTGTGATGGAAAAATCGAAGTGGTTTCCATAAATCCAAAAGAAAATGCAGCAATTACAACAATCAGAAGAAAGAAAAAATGGATAATATTATTGCAGGCTGAAGATTCATCAAAAATAAGAAAATTTACAATAAAAAGGGACTAA
- a CDS encoding ROK family protein, producing MYGSIELGGTKIRCGIFDDGGNLLTEDRIKTADPYDNVKEIVEFFKDSDIKSIGIGAFGPVDVDKNSKTYGSILATPKRLWRNFDLLGELKKNLDLPMGLTTDVGASGIGEYELGAAKDKTSSLYLTIGTGIGGSYIQNGKLLEGYSHPEMGHFELPKEDGDDFEGVCDYHKNCFEGLCSGPAIEKRAGEKGENLDISDSAFAITAKYIAKALYTYTAILRPHIIIIGGGVCNKEGMIDKIREEFDKIKGDYLVLPDSKEYIVFPELGNEAGLIGGYVLAKEIARE from the coding sequence ATGTACGGTTCAATAGAACTAGGTGGAACAAAAATAAGGTGTGGTATTTTTGACGATGGGGGCAATCTCCTCACAGAAGATAGGATAAAGACGGCTGACCCATATGACAATGTAAAAGAGATTGTAGAATTCTTTAAGGACTCTGATATAAAGTCCATTGGCATTGGCGCTTTTGGACCAGTTGATGTTGACAAAAATAGCAAAACTTATGGGTCTATCTTAGCTACACCAAAAAGGCTTTGGAGAAACTTTGACTTACTTGGTGAGCTTAAGAAAAATTTAGACCTACCAATGGGACTTACAACAGATGTTGGAGCAAGTGGCATTGGCGAATATGAATTGGGAGCAGCAAAAGATAAGACAAGCTCACTATATCTAACCATAGGAACAGGCATAGGTGGATCCTACATACAAAATGGCAAACTTTTAGAAGGATACTCTCACCCAGAAATGGGACACTTTGAACTTCCAAAAGAAGATGGTGATGACTTTGAGGGAGTTTGCGATTATCACAAAAATTGCTTTGAGGGCCTTTGTTCAGGACCTGCTATAGAAAAAAGAGCAGGAGAAAAAGGAGAAAATCTCGACATCTCAGATTCGGCCTTTGCTATTACTGCAAAATATATAGCAAAAGCACTTTATACCTACACAGCAATTCTTCGTCCTCATATCATAATAATTGGTGGAGGAGTTTGTAACAAGGAAGGTATGATTGATAAGATTAGGGAAGAATTTGACAAGATAAAGGGCGACTACCTTGTTTTGCCAGATAGTAAAGAATATATAGTATTCCCAGAACTAGGCAACGAGGCAGGCCTTATAGGTGGCTATGTACTTGCAAAAGAGATAGCAAGGGAATAA